The Rissa tridactyla isolate bRisTri1 chromosome 6, bRisTri1.patW.cur.20221130, whole genome shotgun sequence DNA segment CTTGGGGTTGTTCCCTGCCAGGGGAAATATGGACCGTCACCCAGTTGGATGAGTGCGGACCCTAATGCACAACCCCTTGGTTCTCGGAGGGAAGGCGCGGTTTTGGGGACAGACAGGAGGACGGGAGTCTCTCTTTTGAATCCCGAGGGATGCCCAGGAGCCGTGGGGATGAGGATTCAGTGGGCAGAGTTTGGCATTGCCAGAGGACGGTGCTCTGTGTATTATTTACCTGTGGTGCATCAACTGTAATTCATAATGCAAGTGACTTCCTTCAGATAGTCTGAAACTCAAGCCTGGTCTGAACTAAAGGGCTGTGCAAACTGAAAGCTGCAGgtgctgttatttttttattattaagtattattaaaaaaaaaatccttttggcaAATGAGGAGAAAACGTAGTCCCCGTGCAAGCTGTGCCGGCGTTCTGCATCCCTGCGGGGCCAGTTGTGTGTGGTGGGCTGCCCTTTGCAGGGGGGACCTCTCTGGCTGGGCTGTCCCTGCAGGGACCCCAGCGCTTGCCATGGGGTCAGGGTGGGATGCTCAGGGGTCTGCCTGGCTGCCAGCGCCCCCTTGGGTTGATTTACTCCCTCCTTTCAGTGGcgtttaccaaaaaaaatcctgctgtaCCTCCCCTGCCGCACGTGTCTGGCGGACACCCCGGTGGAATTATCGCACATCCGTAGTAATCTCTCTGGTAGTCTCCCACCCGTTTTCATCCTGCACTTGAAATACTGAAATTGCCCCGAGAAAAGAAATATCTTCACAAGATGGGCCATCAAGCCAGCATGCCACCTCCCGCATCCAGAAAAGCGACCCACTCAGCAGGGTAATCTATTCAATggctgggatttatttttaacattcagTTCTGCAGTCCTTTTAACTTGAGCAGGGAAGtgaacattttgataacagcagcCTCCAGGTCAAATGTGATGAGAATTCATAACTCGCCGCATAGGGGTTTTggaaaaccaaccaagcaaaacaATTTCCCAGAATGAGACGATGAAGATTCGCGTTTCTCTTCACAATGTCGTACACAGAGACAGTATCTATTGGAGTGTCTACTCATTCTCTCCCCacaatttgcaaataaaatgccTCCCGGACTATTTTAAATTTGAACGACAATTGCGAGCGCGGCTTTGCTAGGCTGCTCGTAAAGACCTGAGACATCGGATCTTTAAGCCAtcaaagaagaaatattaatCCGGTAATGGGAATGTCCTGATGGTCCCATTTCTAATCAAAGCAAAGACGGAGTTTTCCTCCTTCAAGCAAACATTGCCAAGAGAGTGGCATCGAGATTTAAAATTTGCAAGGAACAGAGGGAGGGAGCTCCAGCCCCCGGACTGCAGTGGAGCAGCACAGAAAGATCAGCTGGCGTGGGTTAGGTCAGAGCTGGgactgggagaaaaacaaaaaagaaaacaaaaaaaaccaaaattaaaatctgGCTGAGATAAGACTGGTGAGGGAGCTGCTTAGaggcaacttttttctttctgttttatttttatgtggctGGAGTAAGTCAGAAGCCACGCAGctgaggaagaggcaggaggggaacATGGCAGGAAATTTTGTAGTTCAAGTTaatgtggtttattttaattttggatgGGGTTTCTAAGTGTTCTCGCGCGGGGCTCGGCAGCGGGAGTtcgtgctggggctgcagggctctgcagcaCAGGCGGCTTTATCGGCAGGCTTGGGAACAAGTCCTGTCCAAACCGCTTGTATttgctctcccttccctgccttccgTCCAAATTCGATATCTGCAGGGAGGCCCTGGGCACGGGGTGCTGCCTCTCACAGCAGGGGCTCCTCCGCAGGGTGCTGGGGCAACGAGGGAAAGCGGGGAAAacgaaggggaaaataaaaataataacaaaaaaagccGCTCTCATAGAACGGTTCCCTCCTCTGCAGGCTGCCAACCTGCTGGCTTTGTCCAGCAGATGGTACCCCCAGCCACATTGGTGCCTGGTGGCTATAGCTTTGTCACCCACTTCCACCCATGGCATCTTCTCCCACCCTGTCATGGAAACCCAGGGTGTAGCGAGAAACTCTGTGCAGCGGTGATGGCAAGCAACGAAATTTGTTGTGCGGCATGGAAAGCCATCCTGATGGGAACCGTCATTGCTTTAACATTTAATTCGATGAGATCTAGCTCTGAGAAATGGACCGGGAGCTGCTACAGCTTCAAGTGCGCGCTCAGCGCTTGCAGGGGAATTTCCATGGGCTTTGCTACGCTGCGGACTTATCCATATGCTGGCTGGGTGACATGGTAATGCATCTCACTAATTAACCAAGCACACGGAGACATATTTCCTCCCATTCCCTTCAATTCATCAAgctttaaacacttccaggggtcACTTGGGCATTGGGTTGCCATTCAAGGCGTCTCCCCTCAGTTGGACCTTGGTCGTGGTCTCTGCAGAGCAAATGTGGGCTGCTCAGGTGCTACCAGGTGGCATTTCAGGAGGGAATTTCCTTGCGTCATGAGCCTATCAAACAGATACAATGCAGATAAGATTCAATCCTGCCTCTCGCTGGCAGGAATTCCCTGGTGCTGTACAGGCTCATGTCACAGCAAGACCAGGAATGAAGAGCTGGGGTGGGCTGATGTAGGTATGAGATGGATCTCCCCTAAAAACTGTCCCTTCTTTGTCCTTGTAGGTGGGTCCCATTGACCCCAAACTGTTTCTGGGGCTGAGATTCAGCCTGCGGCAGAGCTGGTTTTCCTCCGTGCATCCGTCTCCTGTCTTCAGAAATCCCTTTGCATGCTCCAGGCAGTTTGGGTGTCTTCACCAGGGAGATGGACTTTAAGGGAGCCTGCTTGCCACCGCGGTGGCAAACAAACAAGCTGGAAGTGTAGATTTGTCAGAACTATAATCCAGGTAGGTCCTAGTTCTTTGCTATCAATTTTCTGTCcttgcatctctctctctccggACCTTCTGCAGCCCCGGAGTCCCTCACAGCTTTTGGGGCTGAAGTGTGAGCACAAGGGGTGAATCGGGAAAAAGACTTGGGAAAGGCATGAGCTTCACCAAACTGCCTTCATGCTACGCTGTCCAAAGCCACGTCCTACTATTTCCCAGTCCTGCTAAGTAATAACACCGGTGTACATTTTTGCTGTTCCTTGTCTCTCCTTAGCATCCATGTCAAAGGCATGACACCAAACGCCCAGGGAAAGTAAGAATGTTGAAGAAAATCCAGATATGCCTCTGCTTCTTCTTTGTCTCGGGCATTTTGTACGAGATCTCCCTGCTGTCCAGCTGCTTCTTTTCCTACGTGCCTATGTCCAAACACTTCCTGACACCTGAGCAGGTCTTGAACCTCGGCAAAAGCATCATCTTTCTGGAGACGACTGAGCGCCTGGAGCCACCCCCGCTGGTGTCCTGCTCTGTGGAGTCTGCCGCCAGGATTTACCAGGACCGGCCCATCATCCTCTTCATGAAGGGACTCACGAACGACACGGCGTTGGACTTGAACTCCAGTTATGCGGCCTTCTCGCTTTTGTCTTCTATGAAGAAtgtcttcatttttcctctccagaTGGAAATTGTCTTCCAGGAGACCCCTCTGCTCCAGTGGTACAACCAGGTGAGCTTTATAATAAGGGCAAAATAGGAAAATAGTtataaaaaaggaggggaaaaggtcTGAAGTAGGCTTAAAATGAAGGGAGAAACGCGGGACTGGCTGGGTGAAATCAGTCACTTATATTATTTTGGTTCAGAATAGATTCATTTTGGCCATGTTTTGCAGTGTATTCATCTATCTGTTTATTGAACACataatcagcatttttttcccccctatctGGAGAATCAGATTTTTTGGCAAATGAAACATTGGTAAAAATAGATTGCATGCGTGTTTTGATAAAACAGCACTTACTAATCTTTCTAAACAGAAACTGGTTGAACAAAATGTGCTGCCTGAGTGCTTGTTAATGCTGCCACACGCCAACAGACCCCACAGTAGATCAGATGTGGGAGATATTTCAGTTTTTGTAGCAGCAATATGCAAAACCAAGGTGGGATCTTGCAAACTCCACCCTGGAAAGAAGTTCCTGGCAAACTGCTTGCAAGTCGCTTCTGTCAAATCTGTTCGGTTTCACCTCTGTGCAGGGCAGGCACGTTTCCTCCAAAGCCTTCCTTCTGAGAAAAAATGACTCCAAATACCAACAATGGCAATGAAAACCCTTCCAGCCTGTTCCAAAGAGCTGGGAGTGATCAGGGAGTGTGTCAAGTGGGTTGTGTCTCACTGAAATAGCAGGCAATGATTCATGGTATCATTGATTTAACATTGTAGGTTCCATCAAAACACCTGTGAAATGTTCCTGCATTCATTTCTATTAACGCAGCATTGCTCTGCACTGCCCCCTTATCTTATTCCAATAAAGTTCAATAGCTGGAGGAAGCAAAGGCGGGCAGTGACATTTGCAGACGTGCACGTGGAGTTTTATGGTGCCATTAGCAGCCCAATGGATGGATGTGGCCTGTTCTCTGCTGGCAGGATCACTGTCTCGCCTTTCCAACTCTGCAGGTAGTCCCAGAGCAGGAGAAGAACTGGGTCCATGTCAGCTCTGACGCCAGCAGACTGGCGCTCATCTGGAAGTATGGGGGCATCTACATGGACACAGATGTCATCTCCATCAGGCCCATCCCCGAGGAAAGCTTCCTAGCGGCGCAGAAGTCGCGGTTCTCCAGCAACGGGATCTTTGGCTTCCCTGCCCACCACAAATTTATTTGGGACTGCATGGAGAACTTTGTTCTCAAGTACAACGGGAACATCTGGGGCAACCAGGGGCCCTTTTTAATGACAAGGATGCTCAAAACCATCTGCAATCTCACGGATTTCAAAGGCACCGAGGACCACAGGTGCCAGAACATCTCCTTCCTCAATCCCCAGCGTTTCTACCCCATACCGTACCCAGCCTGGGGCCGGTACTATCAGGTGTGGGACAAAAGCCCCAATTTCAACCACTCCTACGCGCTGCATTTGTGGAACTTCATGAACCACAACCGGAAAGCCGTGGTTGCGGGCAGCAACACGCTGGCTGAAAAATTGTACAAAGCCTACTGCCCCACCACATATGAGGACCTGATCCAAAACGCAGAGCTGAGGGATTTCACGCGCTCTGAGGACGTGGCATGACATGGAGTAAGGAGGACGGGGGGTGATTCCCCGTCCTGAGGCCAAAACACAGTCACCATTGGTGTCAGTAGCTGGCTTTGTAGAAGAAAGACAGACCTTTTCACAACCACCATCCCTACTCCCTTGGGGCGTGTGTGCAGAATGGTGGTGGATATCCATCAGACGTAGCCTCCAGTGACACTAAGGACACCTTTGCTTCAGTTCTATTTCCTTACAGGTGCTCATGAAACAAACTTTCCTGAATCAGAGGGACTTATGGGCCTTACTAGTGAGCTTTTCCAAGGGAAAAGTTCCTAAAGAGATGCATCGTCTCCTGGGAGGAATTTTAGACGCGTCTGCACCTCTTGGCAGCATTGGCAGCTACCCATGTCAGAAAAATTGCAGACACAACAGGCTTTGGGCTGGGCTGAGGCCTCTGAGGCAAGTGTAATGCAAATGTATAGCAGAGGGTAGGTGACAGTAATTGCTAATGAAGAGAAGCCCGTACCACTGTCTTTTCATTAATCTGTGTTTTTATCACATGAACTTTACACCCTACGTTTTTGAGAGGGACTTTATCAgtgcaagtgaaaataaaatggttattAAACCACCACTCCTCTGAGCTTGCTTTCCCCTGCATGCCCCTGGAAAATGAGtcccatttttttcaaatatttgtgctCCTGCACTTCTACTTTGGCTCCTTCCAGGAAGGGGCTGCACTGCCCCATCCTCCGAGGTCAGTTCTGGCTGCAGAGTCACCTCTTCCCCtggagaggaggagctgagggcaCCAAGAAATGATGGGGATGCCCCTCCAGGGCTCCCAAATCCctttgaaataaattcatttcaacTACTCCGCAAATGAGGTGCAGCGGCTCTAGAAAGGCCCTGGTCACTTTTGTCCAGCTGTGCCatctatttttgcctttttatctccatttttggGCTCccatgttgtgtttttttggtctctttcccTCGCGCTGGCACCCTGCTCCCCCCGAAGGTGCTGGTTCACGCAGGGCTGTCTGCTGCCAGCACCGAGGAGCTGCCATTCCCATGGGCCACAGCTTCCCACATAGAATCATCATaaactcacagaatggtttggcttggaagggaccttagaaaccacccagtgccacccccctgccctgggcagggacacctcccaccagcccaggctgctcccagccccatccaacctggccttgaacccctccagggatggggcagccacagcttctctgggcaacctgggccaggggctcaccaccagcCTCTCTGAACTCCCTCTGTGCTGCTCCATTTTTGGggccgtccgtccatccatcatCCAGAGGGGGACTGAGCAAGAAAAACCCCTCCATTTTACCCCAGCAGGGCACCCAGAGGCATTTTTTCTGCTGGAGAGCAATGCATCCCCTTCCTTgcgtttcctttttttcccagggtAATGCCAATCCACCCAACtccctgaaaaggaaaagaagcccAGCT contains these protein-coding regions:
- the A4GNT gene encoding LOW QUALITY PROTEIN: alpha-1,4-N-acetylglucosaminyltransferase (The sequence of the model RefSeq protein was modified relative to this genomic sequence to represent the inferred CDS: substituted 1 base at 1 genomic stop codon) gives rise to the protein MVRVHPYKVCSDAPIHSVQGRELQAHVSPAAENPGGSHXPQTVSGAEIQPAAELVFLRASVSCLQKSLCMLQAVWVSSPGRWTLREPACHRGGKQTSWKCRFVRTIIQHPCQRHDTKRPGKVRMLKKIQICLCFFFVSGILYEISLLSSCFFSYVPMSKHFLTPEQVLNLGKSIIFLETTERLEPPPLVSCSVESAARIYQDRPIILFMKGLTNDTALDLNSSYAAFSLLSSMKNVFIFPLQMEIVFQETPLLQWYNQVVPEQEKNWVHVSSDASRLALIWKYGGIYMDTDVISIRPIPEESFLAAQKSRFSSNGIFGFPAHHKFIWDCMENFVLKYNGNIWGNQGPFLMTRMLKTICNLTDFKGTEDHRCQNISFLNPQRFYPIPYPAWGRYYQVWDKSPNFNHSYALHLWNFMNHNRKAVVAGSNTLAEKLYKAYCPTTYEDLIQNAELRDFTRSEDVA